The following are encoded together in the Deinococcota bacterium genome:
- a CDS encoding DUF2281 domain-containing protein, translated as MTARDLSAVLKQLPPELQREVYDFAAFLLEARTKRKKSHLNLDWAGELKEFRNRHTSLELQKKVLDWWGD; from the coding sequence ATGACCGCCAGAGACTTGAGCGCTGTGCTTAAACAGTTACCTCCAGAACTTCAGCGGGAAGTTTACGACTTTGCCGCCTTCTTGCTCGAGGCCAGAACCAAACGCAAGAAGTCTCACCTCAACCTGGATTGGGCCGGGGAACTCAAGGAGTTTCGTAACCGGCACACTTCACTGGAGTTGCAAAAGAAGGTGCTGGACTGGTGGGGAGATTGA